From the Armatimonadota bacterium genome, one window contains:
- a CDS encoding prepilin-type N-terminal cleavage/methylation domain-containing protein: protein MNRKGFTLIELLVVIAIIAILAAILFPVFAAAREKARQSQCVSNLRQLGIAFRAYATDWNDTLPGGAPGDPHNYFPNNNQSPDWWRIGQRWGIDGHWVPARWVYTTANTQDYDRAPISPIWLQVKGPEAGALFPYVKNRQIYVCPSEKRPEKLLSYSMNFRMSFIPDGRVQRPSEVVLLVDEQYTVNDGFFVPPPSDCPSIAHSRGSSFLFYDGHAKWKHVGQGATFGNCPQQFSDPKMYCPYLPFPWDGRCTL, encoded by the coding sequence ATGAACCGTAAAGGCTTTACGCTGATCGAACTGCTGGTCGTCATCGCGATCATCGCCATTCTGGCGGCCATTTTGTTCCCCGTCTTTGCGGCCGCAAGAGAGAAAGCGCGGCAATCGCAGTGCGTTTCCAACCTTCGGCAGTTGGGCATCGCCTTTCGTGCTTATGCGACTGATTGGAACGACACCCTGCCCGGCGGCGCTCCGGGAGACCCTCACAACTATTTTCCGAACAATAATCAAAGTCCCGATTGGTGGCGCATTGGTCAGCGATGGGGCATAGACGGCCACTGGGTGCCCGCTCGATGGGTCTATACGACCGCCAACACGCAAGACTACGACCGAGCGCCGATCAGTCCCATTTGGCTGCAGGTGAAGGGCCCCGAAGCGGGCGCGCTCTTTCCCTATGTCAAGAACCGCCAGATCTACGTCTGCCCGTCCGAGAAGCGGCCTGAGAAGTTGCTGAGCTACTCGATGAACTTTCGCATGAGCTTCATACCCGACGGCCGGGTGCAACGGCCATCAGAGGTCGTCTTATTGGTGGACGAGCAGTACACGGTCAACGACGGCTTCTTCGTGCCGCCTCCGTCCGACTGCCCCAGCATCGCGCACAGCCGAGGCTCGTCGTTCCTTTTCTACGACGGCCATGCCAAATGGAAGCACGTGGGACAGGGCGCGACGTTCGGCAACTGCCCGCAACAGTTCAGCGATCCCAAAATGTATTGTCCGTACCTGCCATTCCCTTGGGACGGTCGCTGCACGCTGTAG